The region GCTTCAGTTGTTCGATCAGGAGCGCAAAGAGTATGGAAAGAAATGTCATCAAGCCGCCTTTTGGTGAGTCTTATTTGTGTACTTGTTGGTGTACTTATTGCCAAGCGAATATGAGTTCGCACAGAGCGCACGACCTTCGCGGAAACAGCTAAATGATACAACGGCAGCAAGTATTTCTGAGGTTTTATGTTGTCGGCGGGAGATATTTCCCCTATGAGCGGCCCTCTTCAGGCCGCTGCCCCGCTCTCAGCTGCGCAGGAAATGGAACAGGTTGCGCAGCATGCCGGCGGTCGCGCCCCAGATGAAGAAGCGTTCGTAGGGCATGGTGTAGAAGGTGCGGCGGCCGAGGTCATTCGGCAATTCGATGGTGCGGCGCTGGTGGTTCATGCCGTCCATCAGGAAGGCCAACGGCACTTCGAAGATTTCGGCCACTTCACGCGGATCGGGTACCACGTCAAACGGCGGCCGGATCAGGCCGGCCACGGGCGTGACACGATAGCCGGTGCCGGTGAAATATTCCGGCAGCGAACCGATCACTTCGACATGGCGGCGCGCCAGGCCGATTTCTTCTTCGGTTTCGCGCAATGCGGTATCAACCGGCGAAACATCGCTCAGTTCGGTGCGCCCGCCCGGGAAACTGATCTGCCCGGCATGGTCCTTGAGATCGGCGGTGCGCTGGGTGAACAGCAGCGTCGGCCCTTGTTCGCGCAGCACGATGGGCATCAGCACCGCCGCCGGACGCGGCGTACCGGCCGACTGGCGCAGTTGCTGTTCGACGTTGATTTCCGGTGTCCAGGGGCGCGCCTCGGCGAAACGGCGGCGCAGGCTATCCTCCTGCATGCGCTCGGCATCCAGCCTCGCCTCGCCGGCGACGGACTCTATCGGAAGATCGAGAGGATCAAAAATTGCCAAGACTGCACCTCAAAGATTGAATACAAAAAGGGCGTCCGAAGACGCCCTTTTTTCAAGCAAATACCGAAGATTACGCTTCAGCCTTGGCAGTGCCACGGCGGTTAGGCAGCTTCTCTTTGATACGTGCCGACTTGCCGGAACGCTCACGCAGATAGTACAGCTTGGCGCGACGGACATCGCCGCGACGCTTGACTTCGATCGATGCGATCAGCGGCGAGTACAACTGGAATGTACGCTCAACGCCTTCGCCCGACGAAATCTTGCGGACGATGAAGTTGGAGTTCAGACCACGGTTGCGACGCGAAATCACGACGCCTTCGTAAGCCTGGGCGCGCTTGCGCGTACCTTCAACCACGTTGACGCTGACGATAACTGTATCGCCTGGCGCGAAGTCAGGGATGTTCTTTGCGAGACGCGAGATCTCTTCTTGCTCTAATTGCTGGATCAGATCCATTTTAATACTCCGAATGCCATCTTGCCGGCGCTCACTTCGTCGACTGAGTCGACCTGCCCGGTAGAGGATGGGGTTGATCAACGAACGCCGCCTTCAGTTGTCTTCCGGCCTTGTCCGCACTTTTGCTGCTTTGCTACAAACTGCTTAAAAATTTCTCGTCCGCCTTGCTCAGCAAGCCGTCCTGGCGCGCCCTGGCGATCAGGTCGGGACGCTTCTTCGCGGTCGCTTCAAGCGCCCGCTCGCGTCGCCACTTCACGATTTCTGCATGGTGGCCGCCCATCAACACCGGCGGCACCGCCACGCCTTCATATTCTTCAGGACGCGTGTAATGCGGACAATCCAGCAAGCCGTTGACGAAACTGTCTTCAACCGCCGAGCTGCCGTCGTTGAGCACGCCCGGCAATTGCCGGATCACGGCATCCATCAGCGCCATCGCCGGTAATTCACCGCCCGACAGCACGAAATCGCCGAGGCTGATTTCTTCGTCGACATGGCTGTCCAGCAAACGCTGGTCTATCGCCTCGTAACGACCGCACAGCAACACCACGCCGGCGTCTTCAGCAAACTGCATGACGCGCTGATGCGTCAGCGGCTTGCCTTGCGGGGACAAATACACCACGCGCGGCGCCGCCAGATTCATGTCGAGTTGCCGCTGCTTCGCCGCCTGCAGCGTCTGCTGCAACGGCTTGGCCAGCATCACCATGCCGGGTCCGCCGCCATAAGGCCGATCGTCCACGGTGCGATGATTGTCGTTAGTGAAATCCCGCGGATTCCACAGCGACAAGCCCCACTTCTTTTGCTCGAACGCACGCCGGGTTACGCCGGACTGCGTCAACGCTGCAAACATTTCGGGAAAAAGCGTGACGACGTCAAATTGCATCCGGCACCTTTTTCAATATTTCAATATTACGAATGGCGCTGCCGGATCAATAATCCAGTCCCCAGTCGACCACGATTTTCTTGTCCGCCAGACTGACGGTCTTGACGAACTGGTCAACGTACGGAATCAGGATTTCTGCAGCAGCCTTGCCGCCGGCGCGCTCAGCCTGAATTTCGACCTGAACTTCAGTTTGCACTTCAACCGGAACGGTGGGAACCGCGACACGCAGGATCGGGTGAGCCCCGTTGTCCATCAGATCGCTGACCACGCCCAGGGACTCGCCCTGCATGTTTTCAACTGCCAGGCCGATCAGATCGACCCAGTAAAATTCTCCGTCGGATAAAGCAGGAAAGTGGCTGCGCGCGATCTGCACCACGGCGCCCTTGAGCGCTTCGGCGGCATCACGACCAGCCACTCCCATTAACCTTGCCACCACATCACCGCTGTGGGACTTGGCTTGCATCATCTCGACATCGCGCAACTCCGGCTTGTCCAGCCACCAGGTTTTTGCGCCCAGCAGAGCATCTGCATCCGCTGAATAAGGTTTGACCCGCACCCATCCCTGAATACCATAAGCACCTGAGATGTAACCTACCGTCAACAGATCCGGGGGAACTGCAACGCCTGATTGTGATGTGCGCGACAAACCTGCCTTACCAATACGCTTGCGAAACTAAAGCCGAATGCAACTGCAATTAAGCAGCGACCTTCTTGCCTGCTTCGCTGACCAGACGGGCAACGGTTGGGGACAGCTGTGCGCCGACGCCTTCCCAGTGAGCCAGGCGGTCCTGAGCGATACGGAAGGATTCTTCCTTACCGGATGCAACCGGGTTGTAGAAACCCAGACGCTCGATAAAGCGACCGTCGCGGCGATTGCGCGAATCAGTTGCAACGATGTTGAAGAATGGGCGCTTCTTGGCGCCTCCACGAGCTAAACGAATAACGACCATAATGGTTCCAAAAAGTGTTCGAACACGGAAAAGCTGGTGATTATAGCCGAATTACCGGCCACGCAGCAAGATGAATACGGGAAAGCGGCCAGACCCGGGCGCGGAACCG is a window of Herbaspirillum hiltneri N3 DNA encoding:
- a CDS encoding CoA pyrophosphatase, which produces MAIFDPLDLPIESVAGEARLDAERMQEDSLRRRFAEARPWTPEINVEQQLRQSAGTPRPAAVLMPIVLREQGPTLLFTQRTADLKDHAGQISFPGGRTELSDVSPVDTALRETEEEIGLARRHVEVIGSLPEYFTGTGYRVTPVAGLIRPPFDVVPDPREVAEIFEVPLAFLMDGMNHQRRTIELPNDLGRRTFYTMPYERFFIWGATAGMLRNLFHFLRS
- the rplS gene encoding 50S ribosomal protein L19 is translated as MDLIQQLEQEEISRLAKNIPDFAPGDTVIVSVNVVEGTRKRAQAYEGVVISRRNRGLNSNFIVRKISSGEGVERTFQLYSPLIASIEVKRRGDVRRAKLYYLRERSGKSARIKEKLPNRRGTAKAEA
- the trmD gene encoding tRNA (guanosine(37)-N1)-methyltransferase TrmD translates to MQFDVVTLFPEMFAALTQSGVTRRAFEQKKWGLSLWNPRDFTNDNHRTVDDRPYGGGPGMVMLAKPLQQTLQAAKQRQLDMNLAAPRVVYLSPQGKPLTHQRVMQFAEDAGVVLLCGRYEAIDQRLLDSHVDEEISLGDFVLSGGELPAMALMDAVIRQLPGVLNDGSSAVEDSFVNGLLDCPHYTRPEEYEGVAVPPVLMGGHHAEIVKWRRERALEATAKKRPDLIARARQDGLLSKADEKFLSSL
- the rimM gene encoding ribosome maturation factor RimM (Essential for efficient processing of 16S rRNA); protein product: MTVGYISGAYGIQGWVRVKPYSADADALLGAKTWWLDKPELRDVEMMQAKSHSGDVVARLMGVAGRDAAEALKGAVVQIARSHFPALSDGEFYWVDLIGLAVENMQGESLGVVSDLMDNGAHPILRVAVPTVPVEVQTEVQVEIQAERAGGKAAAEILIPYVDQFVKTVSLADKKIVVDWGLDY
- the rpsP gene encoding 30S ribosomal protein S16, producing the protein MVVIRLARGGAKKRPFFNIVATDSRNRRDGRFIERLGFYNPVASGKEESFRIAQDRLAHWEGVGAQLSPTVARLVSEAGKKVAA